One genomic segment of Hordeum vulgare subsp. vulgare chromosome 2H, MorexV3_pseudomolecules_assembly, whole genome shotgun sequence includes these proteins:
- the LOC123424721 gene encoding CBL-interacting protein kinase 29-like, with product MEHPWFCHDTGDGGEQEQLMRGHKEEAWFNAEFEEDMPRAMTAFDILAFSPTSDLSGLFDAGPGAGRVFVGEPAAAVLARVEDAGKKRGHHVRREGKNRAVGPVYVEAVSGGVVAKVTVFGIADALSVVEVVKGHGTEAAAFWSDWLEPAVKPRRM from the coding sequence ATGGAGCACCCGTGGTTCTGCCACGACACGGGCGACGGAGGCGAGCAGGAGCAGCTCATGCGCGGCCACAAGGAGGAGGCGTGGTTCAATGCGGAGTTCGAGGAGGACATGCCCCGGGCCATGACCGCGTTCGACATACTGGCATTTTCGCCTACCTCGGACCTCTCCGGGTTGTTCGACGCCGGGCCGGGCGCGGGGCGGGTGTTCGTCGGCGAGCCGGCCGCGGCCGTGCTGGCCCGGGTCGAGGACGCCGGGAAGAAGCGAGGGCATCACGTGAGGAGGGAAGGGAAGAACCGTGCCGTCGGGCCGGTGTACGTGGAGGCGGTGTCCGGCGGCGTTGTTGCCAAGGTGACCGTGTTCGGGATCGCCGACGCGTTGTCGGTGGTGGAGGTCGTCAAGGGCCACGGCACGGAGGCCGCCGCGTTCTGGAGCGACTGGCTCGAGCCGGCCGTGAAGCCTCGGAGAATGTGA